One genomic window of Bacteroidia bacterium includes the following:
- a CDS encoding IS630 family transposase, which produces MLALQLAHRKQKDKRLADRLKVILCLNKGLSYAQTADLLLLDDNTARTAYELYKTQGIEALTQFNYCAPKGYLSEDEEKSLSAHLEKHLYAYSKDIQHYIQNTYQVEYTVEGVRKLLDRLGFVYKRTKHLPGKGDVQKQQEFIKTYRELKAQKGKEDEIYFMDGVHPLHNSIPANGWIKKGQEKAIKANTGRQRMNINGACNAAKAEVIIEESETINAQSTVALFEKMQLHQPQGILHVIADNARYYRSKLIAEYIRDHPRIQLHFLPPYSPNLNLIERLWKFYKKETLYNRYYETVDEFKKATHLFFDSLKNRKIELKSLLQDQFYFPHLCFS; this is translated from the coding sequence TTTGTGCTTAAATAAAGGGTTGAGCTATGCACAAACGGCAGATTTATTGCTGTTAGATGATAACACCGCGCGGACTGCATACGAGTTGTATAAGACACAAGGAATAGAAGCGCTAACGCAATTTAATTATTGTGCTCCCAAGGGGTATTTAAGTGAAGATGAAGAAAAATCACTTTCCGCTCATTTAGAAAAACACTTATATGCCTATTCAAAAGACATACAACATTACATCCAAAACACCTACCAAGTAGAATACACGGTGGAAGGAGTTCGCAAACTATTAGATAGATTAGGATTTGTGTATAAGCGAACCAAACATTTGCCGGGCAAAGGCGATGTGCAAAAGCAGCAGGAGTTTATAAAAACCTATAGGGAACTTAAAGCGCAAAAGGGGAAAGAAGATGAGATTTATTTTATGGACGGAGTACATCCCTTGCATAATTCTATCCCTGCCAACGGCTGGATAAAGAAAGGGCAAGAAAAAGCCATAAAAGCCAATACCGGCAGGCAAAGAATGAATATTAACGGAGCCTGTAATGCGGCCAAAGCAGAAGTAATTATAGAAGAATCAGAAACCATCAATGCACAGTCCACCGTAGCGCTTTTTGAGAAAATGCAACTGCACCAACCCCAAGGAATACTACATGTCATTGCCGACAATGCTCGATATTATAGAAGTAAACTGATTGCTGAATACATCAGAGATCATCCTCGCATACAATTACATTTTTTACCTCCTTACTCACCGAATCTCAACCTTATAGAACGGCTTTGGAAATTCTATAAAAAAGAAACCCTCTACAACCGCTATTATGAAACGGTTGATGAGTTCAAAAAAGCAACCCATCTTTTTTTCGATTCCCTCAAAAATCGAAAGATAGAATTAAAATCCTTGCTTCAAGACCAGTTTTATTTTCCGCATCTCTGTTTTTCTTAA
- a CDS encoding glycosyltransferase has product MKIAAVIVTHNRLELLPRALKSVKEQSRKPDFIYIVSNSTADNFEKEQKLCANFGFQTLRNSRTQNYAGALNTAVEEIIKENGISEDLYFASLDDDDEWLPNYLQEIENNNSDNYELLVGSLLRSSNTENNLLVLPNELSEKDFLIGNPGISGSNTFIKLTTLLKAGAFDEGLSATIDRDFFVRVFLQKPKYKIVNKHLVTQHTDNDRERVTTSGDRKKRSLQMFYYKYHSLMSNSEKADFLERAERLFSISKENFEETFSNDVPILKREIEFSGKGKYQFIIGFIAGDTAITERIITQIIEKKISVNLLVIIDNTPKTQNLSKCKDILQTHNIAHKIVEHNEWKSNLAKGHYGSTFKSFAEINSIPLGRTILHHHLFTETNDFQKPVYWIIDDDISFSTTVTNGSQSANLFEIINHHLENTDGIIGGISNDPPVPALSCIRGQLIDFFHSYQANNVFTSDYLNVRTKPDYYYDLSDIHSDHLEIPIYHTKANEENLSQIFSGKSISRQALQNELKAIEKTVSKRGANTLVFNRDLLHYYPVINLEVNNKFARRGNLTWALLNQVVSNKKIIEHTFCINHNRPKSNFSLDRELDKSAYDIIGYGF; this is encoded by the coding sequence ATGAAGATAGCGGCAGTTATAGTTACACACAATCGTTTAGAATTGTTGCCACGAGCTTTGAAATCTGTAAAAGAACAAAGCCGTAAACCTGATTTTATTTATATCGTTTCAAATTCAACAGCCGACAATTTTGAAAAAGAACAAAAATTGTGTGCTAACTTTGGTTTCCAAACTTTAAGAAACAGCAGAACGCAAAACTACGCAGGGGCATTAAACACAGCCGTTGAAGAAATCATAAAAGAAAACGGAATTTCAGAAGATTTATATTTTGCTTCGCTTGATGATGATGATGAATGGTTGCCAAATTATTTACAAGAAATTGAAAACAACAATTCTGATAATTACGAATTGTTAGTAGGTAGTTTACTGCGAAGCAGTAATACAGAAAACAATTTATTGGTTTTGCCAAATGAATTGTCGGAAAAGGATTTTCTAATTGGCAACCCGGGAATTTCAGGTTCAAATACATTTATCAAATTAACAACATTGTTAAAAGCAGGTGCTTTTGACGAGGGACTTTCTGCAACTATTGACAGAGATTTTTTCGTTCGGGTTTTTCTACAAAAACCTAAATACAAAATCGTAAACAAACATCTTGTTACACAACACACAGACAACGACAGAGAAAGAGTAACAACAAGTGGTGATAGAAAAAAACGAAGTTTGCAAATGTTCTATTACAAGTACCATTCGTTAATGAGTAATAGTGAAAAAGCAGATTTTTTAGAACGTGCCGAAAGATTATTTTCTATTTCTAAAGAAAATTTTGAAGAAACTTTTTCAAATGATGTTCCAATATTAAAACGTGAAATAGAATTTTCAGGTAAAGGAAAATATCAATTCATTATTGGTTTTATTGCGGGTGACACAGCAATTACCGAAAGAATAATTACACAAATTATTGAAAAGAAAATTTCTGTTAATTTACTTGTAATTATTGACAATACACCAAAAACTCAAAACCTTTCAAAGTGCAAAGACATTTTACAAACTCACAACATTGCTCATAAAATTGTAGAACATAACGAATGGAAATCAAATTTGGCAAAAGGACATTACGGTTCTACTTTCAAATCGTTTGCTGAAATAAATTCTATTCCATTAGGCAGAACAATTTTACACCACCATTTATTTACAGAAACAAACGACTTTCAAAAACCTGTATATTGGATAATTGATGATGATATTTCGTTTTCAACAACAGTAACAAATGGTTCTCAATCCGCAAATTTGTTTGAAATAATCAATCATCATTTGGAAAATACAGACGGAATTATTGGCGGTATTAGTAACGACCCGCCTGTTCCTGCATTAAGTTGTATTCGCGGACAGTTGATTGATTTTTTTCACAGCTATCAGGCGAATAACGTATTTACTTCCGATTATTTGAATGTTAGAACAAAACCCGATTATTATTATGACTTGTCTGATATTCACAGCGACCATTTGGAAATACCAATTTATCACACAAAAGCGAATGAAGAAAATCTATCACAAATCTTTTCAGGCAAATCAATTTCAAGACAAGCGTTACAAAACGAATTAAAAGCAATAGAAAAAACCGTTTCAAAACGTGGTGCAAATACTTTGGTTTTCAATCGTGATTTATTGCATTATTATCCTGTAATCAATCTTGAAGTAAATAATAAATTCGCAAGACGTGGCAATTTGACTTGGGCTTTGCTCAATCAAGTTGTTTCAAATAAGAAAATTATTGAACACACTTTTTGTATCAATCACAACAGACCGAAATCTAATTTCAGTTTGGATAGAGAACTTGATAAATCCGCTTATGACATAATTGGCTATGGCTTTTAA
- a CDS encoding polysaccharide deacetylase family protein, with protein sequence MAKVLMLHRVLPEKLITQPNAYTTFGTLISSEYFETVLSLLKNENFEFVTISEIASRNKKNKLVALTFDDGYSDNFEFALPILQKYNATATFFPVVEPCKNNSVLPLDIYYQCIDEMNLNEEQRFDFIKGETKRKFYLAEPKEQMKLLKELFAKLPKQNRVNYMSTEQLRQLAENGFEIGSHGMTHSLLTADYMNEEKVLTELQQSKKWIERVIGKNVLAYCFPSGEYNFRMTELVKQVGYTSTCLVFKKENEKEALPSYDRIFVKPNSLDELQNALNVE encoded by the coding sequence ATGGCTAAAGTGTTGATGTTACATAGAGTTTTACCTGAAAAACTCATAACGCAACCCAATGCCTACACAACATTTGGGACATTGATTTCATCGGAATACTTTGAAACAGTTTTATCGTTACTGAAAAATGAAAATTTTGAATTTGTTACGATTTCAGAAATAGCATCGAGAAACAAAAAAAACAAACTTGTTGCTTTAACTTTTGATGATGGCTATTCGGACAACTTTGAATTTGCATTGCCAATTCTACAAAAATACAATGCGACAGCAACGTTTTTTCCTGTTGTAGAGCCGTGCAAAAACAATTCGGTTTTACCTCTTGACATTTACTACCAATGTATAGATGAAATGAATTTAAACGAAGAACAAAGATTTGATTTCATCAAAGGCGAAACGAAGCGGAAATTTTATTTAGCAGAACCAAAAGAACAAATGAAATTACTCAAAGAGTTGTTTGCGAAACTTCCAAAACAAAACAGAGTAAATTATATGAGTACCGAGCAACTTAGACAACTTGCTGAAAATGGCTTTGAAATTGGTTCGCACGGAATGACACATTCACTTTTGACAGCCGATTATATGAACGAAGAAAAAGTGTTGACAGAATTGCAACAATCAAAAAAATGGATTGAACGTGTAATCGGAAAAAATGTTTTGGCTTATTGTTTCCCTTCGGGAGAATATAATTTCCGAATGACTGAACTTGTCAAACAAGTTGGTTACACATCAACTTGTTTGGTTTTCAAAAAAGAAAATGAAAAAGAGGCTTTGCCTTCTTATGATAGAATATTTGTAAAACCCAATTCGCTTGACGAATTACAAAACGCTTTAAATGTTGAATGA